A part of Fimbriimonadia bacterium genomic DNA contains:
- a CDS encoding phosphopentomutase, producing the protein MPIQRVILVVMDGCGVGAAPDYAQFGDFGVNRPDTIANTARMVGGLKLPYLQSLGLGHITQLYSPHKEVNPIGCYGKLQEISMGKDTVTGHWEMMGIHTKHPFPTYPEGFPADLVAAFEKAIGTRVLGNVAASGTEIIRQLGEEHVRTGRPILYTSADSVFQIAAHENAFGLERLYECCRIAREMLVEPHNVQRVIARPFVGTSAASFTRTGNRKDFPLPAPPNVIDALAEAGIKCHAIGVVGEVFAERGFSSSERSRNNHEHLEALLRALDGDARFIFANFEDFDMLYGHRNNVEGFARALIEFDGMLGDVMARLHPTDLLILTADHGNDPTTPSTDHSREYAPLLVYSPSLAMGCDLGTRGTFADVGATVAEAFGVSSPMGESFLERLGLRTTDTPLFFD; encoded by the coding sequence ATGCCTATCCAGCGCGTGATCTTGGTGGTGATGGACGGCTGCGGCGTGGGAGCGGCTCCCGACTACGCGCAGTTCGGCGATTTCGGGGTGAACCGGCCCGACACGATCGCCAACACCGCTCGCATGGTCGGTGGTCTGAAGCTGCCCTATCTGCAGTCGCTGGGATTGGGCCACATCACGCAACTCTACTCACCGCACAAAGAAGTCAACCCCATCGGGTGCTACGGCAAGTTGCAGGAGATATCCATGGGTAAGGACACGGTGACCGGGCATTGGGAGATGATGGGCATTCATACGAAGCATCCTTTTCCCACCTACCCGGAAGGCTTCCCGGCCGATCTCGTGGCAGCATTCGAGAAGGCCATCGGCACTCGGGTGCTAGGCAACGTCGCCGCATCCGGAACGGAGATCATCAGGCAACTCGGAGAGGAGCACGTTCGCACAGGACGGCCCATTCTGTACACGAGCGCGGACAGTGTATTCCAGATCGCGGCCCACGAGAACGCCTTTGGGCTGGAACGGCTATACGAGTGCTGTCGAATCGCCCGTGAAATGCTAGTGGAGCCCCACAACGTGCAGCGGGTGATCGCTCGGCCATTCGTCGGAACGAGCGCTGCGAGCTTCACGCGAACAGGTAATCGGAAGGACTTCCCGCTTCCTGCTCCACCAAACGTGATCGACGCACTTGCCGAGGCAGGCATCAAGTGCCATGCCATCGGCGTCGTGGGAGAAGTATTCGCGGAGCGTGGCTTCTCCAGCAGCGAGCGTTCGCGCAACAACCACGAGCACCTCGAGGCGCTGCTGCGGGCGTTGGACGGAGATGCTAGGTTCATCTTCGCGAACTTCGAGGACTTCGACATGCTCTACGGGCACCGAAATAATGTGGAGGGATTTGCCCGCGCCCTGATCGAGTTCGATGGCATGCTTGGCGATGTGATGGCTCGATTGCACCCGACCGACCTTCTCATCCTGACCGCGGACCACGGCAACGATCCGACGACCCCCAGCACCGACCACAGCCGCGAGTACGCACCGCTACTGGTGTACAGCCCGTCGCTGGCTATGGGTTGCGACCTGGGAACGCGCGGCACCTTCGCGGACGTCG
- the dacB gene encoding D-alanyl-D-alanine carboxypeptidase/D-alanyl-D-alanine-endopeptidase: protein MRRIAIALACLVVGFGLVCHADLPPGLARIAQEAGLRHATIAIYAAYVSGGQPLLAHNQELLLVPASGMKLLTTSAALDLLGPEYRHRTVLRAEWADGKGTLSAIGGGDPLLDTTDLDAMVTRLCEAGMPDGLDVTLDLSRYGGETFAPGWQLDDLGYYYLPTLSALAVGKNVVEVFVSPGDPPRATVVPQYGEVRFEGGAGPLSVVREPGRDVYVVRGAVPAGHATDKPVQALSIADPTPWATHWLRSALARVPAGSPRQDGKAEVVHEGKPLFEIVQAINKPSDNFLAEMLFLELGYARTGLGSFRSGTEAVLAFARKAGLASDAVRVGDGSGLSRLNLVTAGSMVALLRYAPRQPWGDAFRESIPLAGKEGTVAKRLSDLVGRVRAKTGTMGGACSLSGYVWTKSGRVAAFCIIVNHGDTAAARRLQDETVRWLYRDQEAREWFKQVTARRTSSSTPSKDR, encoded by the coding sequence ATGCGACGTATCGCTATCGCTCTTGCCTGTCTAGTCGTCGGGTTCGGGCTCGTCTGCCATGCGGACCTGCCGCCAGGCCTCGCACGGATCGCGCAGGAGGCGGGGCTGCGTCATGCCACCATCGCCATCTATGCGGCCTACGTGAGCGGCGGGCAGCCGTTGCTTGCACACAACCAGGAGCTGCTGCTCGTTCCGGCATCTGGCATGAAGCTGCTGACGACGTCCGCCGCGCTGGACCTGCTCGGGCCCGAATACCGCCACCGGACCGTGTTGCGTGCCGAGTGGGCCGATGGGAAGGGCACGCTGAGCGCGATCGGGGGCGGCGACCCGCTCCTCGACACAACGGACCTCGATGCGATGGTGACGCGGCTATGCGAGGCGGGGATGCCGGACGGGCTGGACGTCACGCTCGACCTCTCGCGCTACGGCGGCGAGACCTTCGCGCCTGGCTGGCAGCTCGACGACCTCGGATACTACTACTTGCCTACCCTTTCGGCGCTCGCGGTCGGGAAGAACGTGGTCGAGGTATTTGTCTCGCCCGGGGACCCGCCGCGAGCTACGGTCGTGCCGCAGTACGGAGAGGTGCGATTCGAGGGCGGCGCCGGACCACTGAGCGTCGTGCGCGAGCCCGGGCGGGATGTGTACGTGGTACGCGGGGCCGTGCCGGCAGGCCACGCGACGGACAAGCCCGTGCAGGCGCTCTCGATTGCCGACCCTACACCATGGGCTACACACTGGCTCCGGTCAGCCCTTGCCCGCGTGCCCGCCGGTAGTCCTAGGCAAGACGGTAAGGCCGAGGTGGTGCATGAGGGCAAGCCCCTCTTCGAGATCGTCCAAGCCATCAACAAGCCCAGCGACAACTTCTTGGCCGAGATGCTGTTTCTGGAACTCGGCTACGCGCGCACTGGGCTGGGCAGCTTTCGGAGCGGGACGGAAGCAGTGCTCGCCTTTGCCCGCAAGGCAGGTCTCGCTTCCGACGCCGTGCGTGTCGGGGACGGCTCCGGGCTCTCGAGGCTCAACCTTGTGACGGCCGGCAGTATGGTAGCGCTGCTCCGCTACGCACCCAGGCAACCTTGGGGCGATGCGTTTCGTGAGTCGATCCCGCTGGCGGGTAAGGAGGGCACGGTGGCCAAGCGACTGAGCGATCTCGTAGGGCGTGTGCGCGCCAAGACCGGGACCATGGGCGGTGCCTGCTCGCTCAGCGGGTACGTGTGGACGAAGTCGGGCCGGGTCGCTGCGTTCTGCATAATAGTCAACCACGGAGACACTGCCGCCGCTCGGCGGCTGCAGGACGAGACGGTGCGTTGGCTGTATCGCGATCAGGAGGCGAGAGAGTGGTTCAAACAGGTGACAGCGCGCCGGACTTCAAGCTCGACACCCAGCAAGGACCGGTGA
- the bcp gene encoding thioredoxin-dependent thiol peroxidase — protein MVQTGDSAPDFKLDTQQGPVTLKDFAGSPLVLYFYPKDDTSGCTQEACDFRDAMPDFEHLGVKVVGVSPDSLASHEKFAKKHGLNFTLASDPDHKVAESYGVWVEKSMYGKKYMGIERSTFVIDGKGVVRAAFHKVKVPGHVQEVKEALANL, from the coding sequence GTGGTTCAAACAGGTGACAGCGCGCCGGACTTCAAGCTCGACACCCAGCAAGGACCGGTGACTCTAAAGGACTTCGCTGGGTCGCCGCTGGTTCTCTACTTCTATCCCAAAGACGACACCTCGGGATGCACGCAAGAGGCGTGCGATTTCCGAGATGCGATGCCGGACTTCGAGCATCTGGGCGTGAAAGTCGTGGGGGTCAGCCCGGACAGCCTAGCTTCGCACGAGAAGTTCGCGAAGAAGCATGGGCTCAACTTCACTCTGGCTTCGGACCCCGACCACAAGGTAGCCGAGAGCTATGGCGTTTGGGTCGAAAAGAGCATGTACGGCAAGAAGTACATGGGCATCGAGCGCTCTACCTTCGTCATTGACGGCAAGGGAGTCGTGCGCGCGGCGTTCCACAAGGTGAAGGTTCCGGGTCACGTGCAAGAGGTGAAAGAAGCACTGGCGAACCTGTAG